The Triticum urartu cultivar G1812 unplaced genomic scaffold, Tu2.1 TuUngrouped_contig_5994, whole genome shotgun sequence genome contains a region encoding:
- the LOC125529986 gene encoding GDSL esterase/lipase At4g16230-like: MSPSHELQSGMASRFTLLACIGALFAGAAAPVPPATFVFGDSLVDAGNNNYIATLSRANYAPNGIDFDGHQATGRYTNGRTIVDILGQEMGLGGFVLPYMDPNTTGDVLFRGVNYASGGGGILNQTGSIFGGRINLDAQIDNYAKNRRDMMTQRGEVAAVSRLRGALFSVTMGSNDFINNYLVPVLSVPERAVTPPEAFINGMIAKYRQQLIRLYLLDARKIVVVNVGPIGCIPYLRDIMTTGAGACAEFPNQLAQSFNRKLRAVVTELGAGLGGSRFVYADVYRIVSDVIANYKSHGFEVADSACCYVGGRFGGLAPCGPTSSYCADRSKYVFWDAYHPSDAANALIAARILDGDPADISPVNVRQLLFDDA, encoded by the exons TTTACTCTACTGGCGTGCATCGGCGCGCTGTTTGCCGGCGCTGCCGCCCCTGTTCCGCCGGCAACATTCGTCTTCGGCGACTCGCTCGTCGATGCCGGCAACAATAACTACATCGCCACGCTGTCCCGGGCGAATTATGCCCCCAACGGCATCGATTTCGACGGCCACCAGGCCACCGGCCGGTACACCAACGGCCGGACCATCGTCGACATACTAG GGCAAGAGATGGGGCTGGGAGGGTTTGTGCTGCCCTACATGGACCCAAACACCACCGGCGACGTCCTGTTCAGAGGCGTCAACTacgcgtccggcggcggcggcatacTCAACCAGACCGGGAGCATCTTC GGTGGGCGTATAAACCTGGATGCGCAGATTGACAACTACGCCAAGAACCGGCGCGACATGATGACACAGCGCGGGGAGGTGGCAGCGGTGAGCCGGCTGAGGGGCGCGCTCTTCTCGGTCACCATGGGCTCCAACGACTTCATCAACAACTACCTCGTCCCCGTCCTGTCCGTGCCGGAGCGCGCCGTCACGCCCCCGGAGGCCTTCATCAACGGCATGATCGCCAAGTACCGGCAGCAGCTCATC AGGCTGTACCTTCTGGACGCCCGTAAGATCGTGGTGGTGAACGTGGGGCCGATCGGCTGCATCCCATACCTGAGGGACATCATGACGACCGGGGCCGGGGCGTGCGCCGAGTTCCCGAACCAGCTGGCCCAGTCCTTCAACCGCAAGCTGCGCGCCGTGGTGACCGAGCTGGGCGCCGGCCTCGGCGGCTCGCGCTTCGTCTACGCCGACGTCTACCGCATCGTCTCCGACGTCATCGCCAACTACAAGTCGCACG GGTTCGAGGTGGCGGACTCGGCGTGCTGCTACGTGGGCGGGCGGTTCGGCGGGCTGGCGCCCTGCGGGCCCACGTCGAGCTACTGCGCGGACAGGTCCAAGTACGTGTTCTGGGACGCGTACCACCCCAGCGACGCCGCCAACGCGCTCATAGCCGCCCGCATCCTCGACGGCGACCCGGCGGATATCTCCCCTGTCAACGTGCGCCAACTGCTCTTCGACGATGCTTAG